One window from the genome of Metabacillus flavus encodes:
- a CDS encoding YuiA family protein, translated as MALKAEKRECPYCSGKGYFQLLLGGTETCDCCNGTGKKS; from the coding sequence ATGGCATTGAAGGCTGAAAAGAGAGAATGTCCATATTGCTCAGGTAAAGGTTATTTTCAGTTGCTGCTTGGCGGTACAGAAACATGTGATTGCTGCAATGGAACTGGAAAAAAGTCTTGA
- a CDS encoding NUDIX domain-containing protein: protein MTSKRGNVWLAAAGIVTDESNRWLVVKKKYGGLMGKWSLPAGFVDGNETVDQAVIREVYEETGVKAVIDGIVGVRSGVIKGQVSDNMIIFKLRAASNVIRIQEDELFEAAFIPYEQLKTDPDSSLLLTALAEKDIHPKLKLFDQLDPGEQFHYSAYNLFL from the coding sequence ATGACAAGTAAACGGGGAAATGTTTGGCTGGCTGCTGCAGGTATCGTTACCGATGAATCGAACAGGTGGCTTGTTGTAAAAAAGAAATACGGGGGATTGATGGGGAAGTGGTCCTTGCCGGCTGGGTTTGTGGATGGGAATGAAACGGTTGATCAGGCTGTAATCAGAGAGGTTTATGAGGAAACAGGGGTTAAGGCGGTCATCGATGGAATTGTAGGGGTAAGATCCGGCGTTATAAAAGGACAGGTTAGTGATAACATGATTATCTTTAAACTTCGGGCAGCAAGCAATGTAATCCGCATCCAGGAAGATGAGCTTTTTGAGGCAGCATTTATTCCTTACGAGCAGCTGAAAACGGATCCGGATTCGTCTTTGCTGCTTACCGCTCTGGCAGAAAAAGATATCCATCCGAAACTGAAGTTATTTGACCAGCTGGACCCCGGTGAGCAATTTCATTACTCCGCATATAACTTATTTTTATAA
- a CDS encoding NAD(P)/FAD-dependent oxidoreductase, whose amino-acid sequence MIVLRKPKVVVLGAGYGGLITVNRLSKLVGVNDADITLVNKNDYHYETTWLHEASAGTLHHDKCRYQIKEVISSRVNFVQDTVTAIKPEEKTIVLEKGELDYDYLVVSLGSQPETFGIQGLKEYAFGITNINAARQLREHIELQFATYQTEEVKHDDRLTIVVGGAGFTGIEFLGELSNRVPKLCREYDIDPKKVRIICVEAAPTALPGFDPELVEYAVNHLERKGVEFKIGTAIKECTEDGIVVAKDDHMEEIKAGTVVWAAGVRGNSVVEEAGFENMRGRVKVTPDLLAPGHKDVFIIGDCSLIINEEINRPYPPTAQIAMQQGETCAKNLAVLIKGQGEMEGFKADIKGTVASLGEDDAVGTVFGKKLVGTKASFMKKMIDNRALYMVGGPGMVMKKGKFKFF is encoded by the coding sequence GTGATCGTCTTGAGAAAACCAAAAGTAGTGGTTTTAGGTGCAGGTTATGGTGGTTTAATTACGGTTAACCGTCTTTCTAAATTAGTAGGAGTTAATGATGCGGATATTACGCTTGTTAACAAAAATGATTATCATTATGAAACAACTTGGCTGCATGAAGCTTCAGCAGGTACGCTTCATCACGATAAATGCCGTTACCAAATCAAAGAAGTAATCAGCAGCCGTGTAAACTTCGTTCAGGATACAGTAACTGCGATCAAACCGGAAGAGAAGACAATTGTTCTTGAGAAGGGCGAGCTTGATTACGACTATCTGGTTGTTTCTCTTGGTTCTCAGCCGGAAACTTTTGGAATTCAAGGCTTGAAAGAGTATGCTTTCGGAATTACAAATATTAATGCTGCACGCCAGCTTCGCGAGCATATTGAGCTTCAATTCGCAACGTATCAAACTGAAGAAGTAAAACATGATGACCGTTTGACAATTGTTGTTGGGGGAGCAGGATTCACAGGTATCGAGTTCCTTGGTGAACTTTCCAACCGTGTACCGAAGCTTTGCCGTGAATATGATATTGATCCTAAGAAAGTCCGCATTATCTGTGTGGAGGCTGCTCCAACGGCTCTCCCAGGATTTGATCCGGAACTTGTTGAATATGCAGTTAACCACCTTGAGCGCAAAGGTGTAGAATTTAAAATTGGTACAGCGATTAAAGAATGTACGGAAGATGGAATCGTCGTTGCTAAAGATGACCATATGGAAGAAATCAAAGCTGGAACAGTTGTGTGGGCTGCTGGAGTCCGCGGAAACAGCGTAGTAGAAGAAGCTGGATTCGAGAACATGCGCGGACGCGTTAAAGTTACTCCTGATCTTCTTGCACCTGGCCACAAAGATGTATTCATCATTGGAGATTGCTCATTGATTATCAATGAAGAAATCAACCGTCCATACCCTCCAACTGCACAAATTGCGATGCAGCAGGGTGAAACTTGTGCGAAGAACCTCGCTGTATTAATTAAAGGCCAGGGAGAAATGGAAGGCTTTAAAGCTGACATTAAAGGTACAGTTGCTTCCCTTGGTGAAGATGATGCAGTGGGAACCGTTTTCGGCAAGAAGCTTGTTGGAACGAAAGCATCGTTCATGAAAAAGATGATCGACAACCGTGCCCTATACATGGTGGGCGGACCTGGTATGGTCATGAAAAAAGGAAAATTCAAGTTCTTTTAA